The genomic region TCGTGTCTCGCGTTCGCTACGGCCTCGTGGGCAAGGGGCGTTCGCGCCTCATCCTGACACTCCGCGGTCCGTTCAAGGTGGCGGATCTGCGCGTTCTGAAAAATGAAAGCGCATCAGGCTATCGCCTTGTGGCGGATATTGTTGCGACCTCAGACCGGGAATTTGCGGATCAGTTGCAGGGCCGCAAGGAAATAACCAGTTCCACCGATCGCGATGAAAAGCCGGTTCGGGCCGCGTCGCAGAATGGGACGGCTCGCCCGTTCACGATCATGATCGATCCCGGGCACGGTGGAATTGACAGTGGCGCGGAAAGCCTTAGCGGCATCAAGGAAAAAGACCTGACGCTCGCTTTCGGGCAGGAACTCAGAGATCGTCTGGCGCAGGACAAGAACATCAAGGTTCTCATGACGCGCGAGGACGACACTTTTCTGCGGCTTTCCGAAAGGGTGAGGATCGCCCGCCAGCATGAAGCGGATTTGTTCATCTCCATCCATGCCGATACGATCAACCAGCACGATATTCGCGGCGCGACGGTTTATACGATTTCCGACAAGGCATCGGACTCTGTTGCGCGCGCCATGGCTGAGCGGGAAAACAAGTCCGACACCCTTGCAGGTGCGGCGCCCGAGGAGCAGCCCGAGGTTACCGACATTCTTCTCGATCTGACCAGGCGGGAAACGCACACATTTTCGCTGAGCTTTGCCGAAAAGGTGATTCACTCCCTGCAAGGGCAGGTGAACCTCATCAACAATCCGCATCGCTTTGCCGGTTTTCAGGTGCTGCGCGCGCCGGACGTGCCATCCGTGTTGATCGAAATCGGATATTTGTCCAATGCCGAGGACGAAAAGCTTATCAGCAACCCCGAGTGGCGCAAGAAGCTCGCGGACAGGCTTGCGATTGCGATCAAGGCGTTTGAAGCGCTGAAACATCCCGCAAGCCTCAGCAAAGGGTAGGGACCCTGAAATATGGAGAACTGTGGCGATGTCTCTTAAATGCGCTACATCTTATAAGATGCAGGCATGCAACAGTTTAACGGATTTTCGTCATGCAGGCGAAAGCAGCAGCGTTAAATTGGTAAAAACACGTAAACCATCTTGCCTTTGACTCATTTGCTGGTCACTAAGCCAGTGATTGCCTCATGGCATAATTGGGTTAAAGGGTTGGCTGTTCGTGCTTTGACCCTTATCATGTGAATAATCTGAAGGCAGGATTCCGCATTTATGGTAAGGCTTATCGGATATTTCTTCGGGATCGGAACGGTGCTGATGCTCCTCGTGGCAGGTGGCGTCGCCCTTTACGTCGGAAGTCTCACGAAGGATCTGCCAGATTACGAGGTGCTCGCAAAATACGAGCCGCCTGTAATGACGCGCGTTCATGCCTCGGATGGTAGCCTCATGGCGGAGTTTGCCCGTGAGCGCCGTCTTTATATTCCCATTCAGGCGGTGCCGAACCGCGTGAAGGCCGCTTTCGTTTCGGCTGAAGACAAGACCTTCTATGAGCATCATGGTCTTGATTTCGCCGGCCTTGCCCGCGCCATGTTGACGAACGTCAAGAATATGGGGTCCGGTCGCCGTCCGGTAGGCGCGTCCACCATCACGCAGCAGGTTGCAAAGAACTTCCTCCTGACGTCCAAGCAGACCTATGATCGCAAGATCAAGGAAGCCATCCTCGCGATGCGCATCGAGCAGGCCTATTCCAAGGACCGTATTCTCGAGCTTTACCTCAACGAAATCTTCTTCGGCCTTGGTTCCTACGGTATTGCCAGCGCGGCTCTGACTTATTTCGACAAATCGGTCGGCGAACTTTCCATCGCCGAAAGCGCATATCTTGCCGCCTTGCCGAAGGGCCCGAACAATTATCACCCCTTCCGCCAGCCAGAGCGCGCTATCGAGCGCCGCAACTGGGTCATCGACCGGATGAGTGAAAACGGCTACATCACCGCGGAAGAAGCGACCGAAGCCAAGAAGCAGCCGCTGGGCGTGAAGGAGCGTTCGGACGCCCATTACGTGTTTGCCTCGGAATATTTCACCGAAGAAGTTCGCCGCCAGATCATCCAGAAATATGGTGTCGATGCGCTTTATGAAGGCGGTCTTTCCGTTCGCACCACGCTGAACCCGACGCTGCAGGTCGAGGCGCGCAAGTCCTTGCAGGCTGCGCTGCTGCGCTATGACGAGGCTCGCGGCTGGCGTGGCCCCATGAAGAATGTCGAACTTGGCAACGACTGGGGTACGGCATTCGGCGACATGCAGTCCTATACGGATGTGCCCGAGTGGCAGCTTGCGATCGTGCTCAATGTTTCCGCCGCTGGCGCAGATATCGGTCTGCAGCCGCCGCTTGAGGCATCGGGCTCGCGCAGCAAGGAACGCAAGCGCGCATTCATCGCGGCCGATGACATGAAGTGGGCGATGCGCATCGTGAATATCGGTGGCAAGCGCACCAGCGCCAAATCACCGGAAGGCGTGCTGAAAACGGGCGACATTATCTATGTCTCCAAGACCGGCGAATCTCGTTTCCGTCTCCAGCAGCCGCCGAAGCTCGAAGGTGCGCTCGTTGCCATGGACCCGCACACAGGCCGTGTTCTGGCCATGGTCGGCGGCTTTTCCTACGCGGAATCGGAGTTCAACCGCGCAACGCAGGCCTATCGCCAGCCCGGTTCGTCGTTCAAGCCGTTCGTCTATGCTGCGGCCCTCGATAATGGCTATACGCCTGCTTCCGTGGTTCTGGACGGCCCGCTGGAAGTCAATCAGGGCGGTACGCTGGGCGTCTGGGCACCGAAGAACTATTCGGGCAAGTTCTCGGGCCCGTCCACGCTGCGCTACGGTATCGAACAGTCACGTAACGTCATGACCGTGCGTCTCGCGCAGGACATGGGCATGAAGCTCGTCGCTGAATATGCGGAACGCTTTGGCATCTACGACAAGATGCTGCCCGTTCTCTCCATGGCGCTTGGTGCCGGTGAAACGACCGTTCTGCGCATGGTGACGGCCTATTCCATCATGGCGAATGGCGGCCAGAGCATAACGCCGTCAATGATCGACCGTATTCAGGATCGTTACGGCAAGACCGTGTTCAAGCACGATGCGCGCCAGTGCGAAGGCTGCAATGCACAGGACTGGGCCAATCAGGACGAGCCGACGCTGATCGATAACCGGGATCAGGTACTCGATCCCATGACGGCTTATCAGATCACCTCGATGATGGAAGGCGTCGTTCAGCGCGG from Brucella intermedia LMG 3301 harbors:
- a CDS encoding penicillin-binding protein 1A; protein product: MVRLIGYFFGIGTVLMLLVAGGVALYVGSLTKDLPDYEVLAKYEPPVMTRVHASDGSLMAEFARERRLYIPIQAVPNRVKAAFVSAEDKTFYEHHGLDFAGLARAMLTNVKNMGSGRRPVGASTITQQVAKNFLLTSKQTYDRKIKEAILAMRIEQAYSKDRILELYLNEIFFGLGSYGIASAALTYFDKSVGELSIAESAYLAALPKGPNNYHPFRQPERAIERRNWVIDRMSENGYITAEEATEAKKQPLGVKERSDAHYVFASEYFTEEVRRQIIQKYGVDALYEGGLSVRTTLNPTLQVEARKSLQAALLRYDEARGWRGPMKNVELGNDWGTAFGDMQSYTDVPEWQLAIVLNVSAAGADIGLQPPLEASGSRSKERKRAFIAADDMKWAMRIVNIGGKRTSAKSPEGVLKTGDIIYVSKTGESRFRLQQPPKLEGALVAMDPHTGRVLAMVGGFSYAESEFNRATQAYRQPGSSFKPFVYAAALDNGYTPASVVLDGPLEVNQGGTLGVWAPKNYSGKFSGPSTLRYGIEQSRNVMTVRLAQDMGMKLVAEYAERFGIYDKMLPVLSMALGAGETTVLRMVTAYSIMANGGQSITPSMIDRIQDRYGKTVFKHDARQCEGCNAQDWANQDEPTLIDNRDQVLDPMTAYQITSMMEGVVQRGTAQILKSLDRPMAGKTGTTNDEKDAWFVGFTPDLVVGVFMGYDTPTPLGRGNTGGGLAAPVFKSFMEQALAGTPKVDFRVPEGMTVIAINRKTGMRANQGDPNVIMEAFKPGTGPSDSYSVIGMDSFREGSPVAPQSPQATRAINSGSGGLY
- a CDS encoding N-acetylmuramoyl-L-alanine amidase produces the protein MTRLLNLRCLLALLALLSVLPFQSASVYAADRVTSPLAALTFRMAGDDLRTRIVVMFDREPKLSTLLLDNPHRLVVDLPETRFGFDEKSMEPRGLVSRVRYGLVGKGRSRLILTLRGPFKVADLRVLKNESASGYRLVADIVATSDREFADQLQGRKEITSSTDRDEKPVRAASQNGTARPFTIMIDPGHGGIDSGAESLSGIKEKDLTLAFGQELRDRLAQDKNIKVLMTREDDTFLRLSERVRIARQHEADLFISIHADTINQHDIRGATVYTISDKASDSVARAMAERENKSDTLAGAAPEEQPEVTDILLDLTRRETHTFSLSFAEKVIHSLQGQVNLINNPHRFAGFQVLRAPDVPSVLIEIGYLSNAEDEKLISNPEWRKKLADRLAIAIKAFEALKHPASLSKG